A genomic segment from Candidatus Poribacteria bacterium encodes:
- a CDS encoding tetratricopeptide repeat protein codes for MNKGLKIFITYAHKNSEAKDKLITHLAVMKQNGLIDVWHDNEILPGDKWRDAIFNNLADSDILLYLTCPYSLASENCNKELTAALNPNIRVIPIILEHCDWQNHQLSEFQALPEKGKPIYDISEWNPESKGWMSVVAGIRKVVNEMQSQAKPSPSVTPEEIETLAFLAFHRGNFMMMLDQIDEALKVYSRVIELSPNNAEAYNNRGCAFQMKGEYNRATADYSKAIEISPDCPIFYNNRGAAYSAKGEYDRAIEEHNKAIEINPNRAKPYNNLATAYSAKGEYDRAIAACNTAIRISPDYTDPYVNRGVAYGEKGEYDRAIEEHNKAIEINPNHATAYANRGNTYNKKEMYDHAIADCSKAIEIDSHDAFSYNNRGFAYGEKGEYNRAITDCNKAIEIDPHYSSAYNTRGVAYSGKEMYERAIADFDKCISLNPSYMTARKNRKDAFLLRRHAE; via the coding sequence GTGAATAAAGGACTAAAAATTTTCATTACCTATGCACATAAAAATTCAGAGGCAAAAGATAAATTGATAACCCACCTTGCCGTCATGAAGCAAAACGGATTAATTGATGTCTGGCATGACAACGAAATTCTACCCGGAGACAAGTGGCGGGATGCAATTTTCAACAACCTTGCCGATTCGGATATTTTACTCTATCTTACTTGCCCGTATAGTCTTGCTTCTGAAAATTGCAATAAAGAGTTGACTGCTGCGTTAAATCCAAACATAAGAGTGATTCCGATTATCCTTGAACACTGCGATTGGCAAAATCACCAACTCAGCGAATTTCAAGCTCTTCCTGAAAAAGGCAAGCCAATTTATGATATTAGCGAATGGAATCCTGAGAGCAAAGGGTGGATGAGTGTGGTAGCGGGAATCCGAAAGGTTGTAAACGAAATGCAATCTCAAGCAAAGCCCTCACCCAGTGTAACACCTGAGGAAATAGAAACCCTTGCTTTCTTAGCGTTCCATCGGGGTAACTTCATGATGATGCTGGATCAAATAGACGAAGCGTTAAAAGTCTACTCACGTGTAATCGAACTCAGCCCGAATAATGCTGAAGCCTATAACAACCGTGGATGTGCCTTTCAAATGAAAGGTGAGTATAACCGTGCTACAGCAGATTATAGTAAAGCAATTGAAATATCGCCTGATTGTCCTATATTTTACAATAACCGTGGTGCTGCTTACAGTGCAAAAGGCGAGTATGACCGTGCTATAGAGGAACATAATAAAGCCATTGAAATAAATCCGAATCGTGCTAAACCCTATAACAATCTTGCTACTGCTTACAGTGCAAAAGGCGAGTATGACCGTGCTATAGCAGCATGCAATACAGCAATCAGAATTTCTCCTGATTATACCGATCCTTATGTTAATCGTGGAGTTGCTTATGGCGAAAAAGGTGAGTATGACCGTGCTATAGAGGAACATAATAAAGCCATTGAAATAAATCCGAATCATGCTACAGCCTATGCTAATAGAGGTAATACTTACAATAAAAAAGAGATGTATGACCATGCTATAGCAGATTGTAGTAAAGCGATTGAAATAGACTCTCACGATGCTTTTTCGTACAACAATCGCGGATTTGCTTATGGCGAAAAGGGTGAGTATAACCGTGCTATAACTGATTGTAATAAAGCGATTGAAATAGACCCTCATTATAGCAGTGCCTATAATACACGAGGTGTAGCTTACAGCGGAAAAGAGATGTATGAGCGTGCTATAGCAGATTTTGATAAATGTATTAGTCTAAATCCTTCCTATATGACTGCACGTAAAAATCGTAAAGATGCTTTTCTGTTGAGACGCCATGCAGAATAG
- a CDS encoding class I SAM-dependent DNA methyltransferase, which translates to QLLDMGPDVFDATVDTNILLFQKIVSDVPTAFVGVSLGADFNRQTGNIAQYLSDNGATVEMLAEGEPWAILSSAELALKRKIENIGKPLKDWDINIYRGIVTGCNEAFIIDKTKREQLIAQDPKSAEIIKPLLRGKDIKRYYTRPSGFYILATGYDLNILNNYPSIFGHLEDIGKQIDSGRIKAKGKGVFERDDQGENWWNLRACAYYAEFDKEKIVWQEMAKEGTFFIDRNKFYSLDTTRILTGEHLTYLLGILNSTFFLFAFKNYYAGGHLGSKGVRFKSEFMKNFPIPPITDVNQNLVAKIENKVDAILAAKAVTPDTNTTDLENEIDKLVYALYDLTNDEIAIVEGQE; encoded by the coding sequence TCAACTGCTGGATATGGGACCAGATGTATTTGATGCTACCGTTGACACAAACATCCTGCTTTTTCAAAAGATTGTCTCCGATGTACCCACTGCCTTCGTAGGTGTATCTCTCGGTGCCGATTTTAACAGACAAACCGGTAACATCGCCCAATATTTGAGTGATAATGGCGCGACTGTGGAGATGCTCGCTGAAGGGGAACCCTGGGCGATACTTTCGTCTGCTGAACTCGCTCTGAAACGTAAAATAGAGAATATCGGTAAACCGCTCAAAGATTGGGATATAAACATTTATCGTGGAATTGTAACAGGTTGTAATGAAGCATTCATCATAGATAAAACCAAACGTGAGCAACTCATAGCACAAGACCCGAAGTCAGCAGAAATCATCAAACCACTTTTGCGTGGAAAAGACATTAAACGCTACTACACCAGACCATCAGGATTTTACATTCTGGCAACTGGTTACGACTTGAATATTCTGAACAACTATCCTTCTATTTTCGGTCACCTTGAGGATATAGGAAAACAGATAGACTCCGGAAGAATAAAAGCGAAAGGTAAAGGAGTATTTGAAAGAGACGACCAAGGTGAAAATTGGTGGAATCTCAGGGCTTGTGCTTACTATGCTGAATTTGATAAGGAGAAGATTGTTTGGCAAGAAATGGCGAAGGAAGGAACGTTTTTTATTGATAGAAACAAATTCTATTCGCTTGATACGACTCGGATATTAACAGGCGAACACCTTACCTACTTGCTTGGTATCTTAAATTCAACGTTTTTTCTGTTCGCATTCAAGAATTACTATGCGGGTGGTCATTTGGGTTCAAAAGGTGTCAGATTTAAGAGTGAATTTATGAAAAATTTCCCTATTCCACCTATCACAGATGTAAATCAAAATCTTGTCGCAAAAATTGAAAACAAGGTTGATGCAATCCTTGCAGCAAAAGCCGTAACCCCAGACACCAACACCACAGACTTGGAAAATGAGATTGACAAACTGGTATACGCTTTATACGACCTAACCAACGATGAAATTGCGATTGTGGAGGGACAAGAGTGA